The DNA segment GACGAGCAGAAGAGATTGGATGAGGAAATGGAGAAGCGAAGGAGGAGAGTACAGGAGTGGCAAGAGTTGAGGAGAGTGAAGGAAGAAGCTGAGAGAGAAAAACGTGGGGAAGCGGATGCTGATGAACCTATGTCTGGCAAGACCTGGACTCTTGAAGGGGAATCTGACGATGAAGAAGCACCGGGAAAATTGGAGACTGACATGGATGTTGATGAAGATGCCAAGCCTACAACCGAACAAGCTGGTGATTCAGTGTTGGTTGATTCTCACGATGGAAACGTGACATCCACTTCACAGGAGGTGGTTGATGTTTCTGCGGAGGATGATGAAATCGATCCATTGGATGCCTTCATGAATTCTATGGTGTTGCCTGAGGTTGAGAAGCTAAAAGATAGTTTGGCTCCTTCAAATGCTAATGATAAGAATGATGAGTTGAATAACAAAGATAAGAAGCATGCAGCAAGTAACGGTCAACAGCCACGGAAGACTTCAAATAAATCTATGGGTCGAATAATGCAGGGCGAAGATTCCGAGTCAGATTATGGTGACCCTGATAATGATGAGGATACTTTGGATGATGAAGACGATGATGAGTTCATGAAAAGGGTGAAGAAGACGAAAGCGGAGAAGCTTTCAATAGTTGACCACTCGAAGATTGATTATCAACCATTCCGGAAAAATTTCTACATTGAAGTGAAAGAGACATCAAAGATGACTTCTGAAGACGTTGCTGCTTACCGGAAACAATTGGAATTGAAGATACACGGTAAGGATGTGCCAAAGCCGGTCAAAACATGGCACCAAACTGGACTTACAGGTAAAATCTTGGAGACGATAAAGAAGCTTGACTATGAAAAGCCAATGCCAATTCAAGCTCAGGCTCTGCCTATAATTATGAGTGGTCGAGACTGCATTGGCATTGCCAAAACTGGCTCGGGCAAAACCCTTGCGTTTGTGCTGCCAATGTTGAGGCATATCAAGGACCAGCCGCCGGTGGTAGCTGGAGATGGACCTATTGGGCTAATAATGGCCCCTACAAGGGAGCTTGTACAGCAGATCCACAGTGATATAAAGAAGTTTACAAAAGTGCTAGGCATCGGGTGTGTGCCTGTATATGGAGGTTCTGGTGTTGCCCAACAAATTAGTGATTTAAAACGGGGCACCGAAATTGTTGTATGTACTCCAGGTAGGATGATTGACATACTTTGCACCAGTGGGGGGAAAATCACAAATCTGCGTAGAGTCACTTATTTGGTCATGGATGAAGCTGATCGAATGTTTGACATGGGTTTTGAACCCCAAATTACTCGAATTGTGCAAAATATTCGGCCAGATCGCCAAACAGTACTCTTCTCTGCCACATTCCCCCGCCAAGTTGAAGTTTTGGCGCGGAAAGTGTTAAACAAGCCTGTAGAGATACAAGTCGGTGGTAGAAGTGTTGTGAACAAGGACATAACGCAGTTGGTTGAGGTGAGGCCTGAAAATGAGAGGTTCTTTAGATTGTTGGAATTACTTGGTGAATGGTATGAGAAgggaaaaattttgatttttgtcCACTCACAAGAGAAGTGTGATGCTTTGTTCAAGGATCTCCTCAGGCATGGTTATCCTTGCCTCTCACTGCATGGGGCCAAGGATCAGACAGATAGAGAATCCACCATTTCTGACTTTAAAAGCAACGTTTGCAATTTGTTGATTGCAACAAGTATTGCTGCCAGGGGGTTAGACGTGAAGGAGCTTGAATTGGTGATCAACTTTGACGTTCCAAATCACTATGAAGACTATGTCCACCGTGTTGGTCGTACAGGTCGAGCTGGTCGGAAAGGCTGTGCTATCACATTTATCTCTGAGGACGATGCAAGATATGCACCGGATCTTGTAAAGGCATTGGAACTCTCTGAGCAAGCTGTTCCCGATGACCTGAAAGCTCTTTCTGATAGTTTTATGGCAAAAGTAAATCAGGGACTTGAGCAAGCCCATGGGACTGGTTATGGTGGAAGTGGTTTTAAATTcaatgaagaggaagatgaagtgaGGAGAGCAGCAAAGAAAGCACAGGCCAAAGAATATGGTTTTGAGGAGGACAAGACAGActcagaagatgaagatgaaggtATAAGGAAGGCAGGTGGTGACATATCGCAGCAGGCTGCCTTAGCTCAGATAATCGCTGCTGCCTCCAAAGTCAGTACACCTTCTATGCCAACGCCTGTCTCTGCTGCCCAACTGCTTCCCAATGGTGGACTGCCTGTTACACTGCCAGGCGTAATGGGTCTAACAATTCCTGGAACGACAGCAGTTGTGACTGGGACTGGCCTGCCTGTTGTTGCCAATGACGCTGCGGGGGCAGCTCGAGCAGCAGCCATTGCTGCTGCTCTCAACTTGCAGCAAAATTTGGCAAAAATTCAAGCTGATGCTATGCCGGAACACTATGAGGCAGAATTGGAGATAAACGATTTTCCCCAGAATGCCCGATGGAAAGTTACCCACAAGGAAACTTTGGGCCCTATTTCGGAGTGGACTGGAGCCGCTATTACTACCAGGGGGCAGTATTTCCCGTCAGGTAAGGTGGCAGGACCAGGAGAACGTAAGCTTTACTTGTTCATTGAGGGCCCTACCGAACAGTCTGTGAAGAGAGCTAAATCAGAATTAAAACGCGTTTTGGAAGACATCACTAACCAGGCCTTACAACTACCTGGTGGAGCTCAACCTGGCAGATACCAAGTTCTGTAAGGGTAAGAACATGATTGCAATTCGTACAACCATTGTAGAGATATCTTTACCTGCTTACGTTAAATCTAGGTTGAGTTCCaacttccattttatttctcggTTACTTAATCAAATTTTGTTTTCTCGGTTAAGCGCGATGTGACGGGGATATGCAGAGTCATCAACCACTTGAAATACC comes from the Carya illinoinensis cultivar Pawnee chromosome 8, C.illinoinensisPawnee_v1, whole genome shotgun sequence genome and includes:
- the LOC122317994 gene encoding DEAD-box ATP-dependent RNA helicase 42: MDEGKRKSRREDSERSEEDLKRSHRDRDKERDKERNGDKHKEKRNRDSRRAERERSSDSDGKYDREREREKHRTRSRDDEKERAREKKREKEREDREREREKEREKEREKEKRERAREKEKEREREREREKRERDREERERERGREKERERREREREREKERRMRDREKRRAADSDDSNDEDEYRERDRKRHRRDDGDHRERDRERSSSRPRKHRDDSEEISRRKSGDDDSEKIEKKATREEELEDEQKRLDEEMEKRRRRVQEWQELRRVKEEAEREKRGEADADEPMSGKTWTLEGESDDEEAPGKLETDMDVDEDAKPTTEQAGDSVLVDSHDGNVTSTSQEVVDVSAEDDEIDPLDAFMNSMVLPEVEKLKDSLAPSNANDKNDELNNKDKKHAASNGQQPRKTSNKSMGRIMQGEDSESDYGDPDNDEDTLDDEDDDEFMKRVKKTKAEKLSIVDHSKIDYQPFRKNFYIEVKETSKMTSEDVAAYRKQLELKIHGKDVPKPVKTWHQTGLTGKILETIKKLDYEKPMPIQAQALPIIMSGRDCIGIAKTGSGKTLAFVLPMLRHIKDQPPVVAGDGPIGLIMAPTRELVQQIHSDIKKFTKVLGIGCVPVYGGSGVAQQISDLKRGTEIVVCTPGRMIDILCTSGGKITNLRRVTYLVMDEADRMFDMGFEPQITRIVQNIRPDRQTVLFSATFPRQVEVLARKVLNKPVEIQVGGRSVVNKDITQLVEVRPENERFFRLLELLGEWYEKGKILIFVHSQEKCDALFKDLLRHGYPCLSLHGAKDQTDRESTISDFKSNVCNLLIATSIAARGLDVKELELVINFDVPNHYEDYVHRVGRTGRAGRKGCAITFISEDDARYAPDLVKALELSEQAVPDDLKALSDSFMAKVNQGLEQAHGTGYGGSGFKFNEEEDEVRRAAKKAQAKEYGFEEDKTDSEDEDEGIRKAGGDISQQAALAQIIAAASKVSTPSMPTPVSAAQLLPNGGLPVTLPGVMGLTIPGTTAVVTGTGLPVVANDAAGAARAAAIAAALNLQQNLAKIQADAMPEHYEAELEINDFPQNARWKVTHKETLGPISEWTGAAITTRGQYFPSGKVAGPGERKLYLFIEGPTEQSVKRAKSELKRVLEDITNQALQLPGGAQPGRYQVL